From Ignavibacteriales bacterium, a single genomic window includes:
- the fabD gene encoding ACP S-malonyltransferase, with the protein MRTHDNQNVLMGVTAFLFPGQGSQYVGMGKDLYEQNGEAKSLFDQADAILGFPLTRICFEGPEEELRQTKNTQPAIFLHSMVVARLLRRTQGAMAAGHSLGEYSALVYAGALTFEDALRLVRLRGELMQQAGVEQPGTMAAVVGLEPDVVGAVCCSAWEAGIVQAANFNSPGQIVISGSVPGVRKAMELAKARGAKLVKELPVSGAFHSPLMESAKGGLWSALEKTAIRDAAIPVYANVTAKPVRKADEIRQLLNEQLTSPVRWEETVKNMAADGASTFVEIGPGKVLQGLVKRIVPAAATIGVEKVADIAG; encoded by the coding sequence TTGAGAACCCACGATAATCAGAATGTCCTCATGGGCGTGACAGCATTCTTGTTTCCGGGTCAGGGTTCTCAGTATGTAGGAATGGGAAAAGACCTGTACGAGCAGAACGGCGAGGCGAAGTCGCTCTTCGACCAGGCCGATGCGATACTCGGTTTTCCGTTGACGAGAATCTGTTTTGAAGGACCGGAGGAAGAACTCAGACAGACGAAGAACACGCAGCCTGCAATTTTTCTTCACAGCATGGTTGTCGCCCGTCTCTTGCGACGAACGCAGGGGGCGATGGCAGCCGGTCATTCTCTTGGTGAATACTCAGCTCTTGTCTACGCGGGAGCATTGACATTTGAAGATGCCTTACGGCTTGTCAGACTCCGCGGTGAGTTGATGCAGCAAGCGGGGGTGGAACAACCTGGAACTATGGCGGCGGTTGTAGGTTTGGAGCCGGATGTTGTCGGCGCGGTCTGTTGCTCGGCCTGGGAAGCGGGTATTGTCCAGGCGGCGAATTTCAATTCCCCCGGCCAGATAGTGATTTCCGGATCAGTGCCGGGAGTGCGCAAGGCGATGGAGCTCGCCAAAGCGCGCGGCGCGAAGCTGGTCAAGGAACTCCCGGTGAGCGGGGCTTTTCACTCGCCACTCATGGAATCTGCGAAAGGGGGACTGTGGTCAGCTCTCGAGAAAACGGCAATTCGTGACGCTGCAATCCCTGTGTATGCCAATGTCACGGCGAAGCCCGTGCGGAAGGCGGATGAGATCCGGCAATTGCTCAATGAACAGCTGACGAGCCCGGTTCGGTGGGAAGAAACAGTGAAAAACATGGCAGCGGATGGGGCTTCAACCTTTGTTGAAATCGGTCCGGGCAAGGTGTTGCAGGGGCTCGTAAAACGCATCGTGCCGGCTGCCGCGACGATCGGTGTCGAGAAGGTCGCCGATATCGCTGGATAG
- a CDS encoding acyl carrier protein — MADVEKKVKEIIVSKLGVDEAQITLEASFTNDLGADSLDTVELVMEFEKAFNVQIPDEDAEKISTVGDAVSYLKAKVV; from the coding sequence ATGGCAGATGTCGAGAAGAAGGTAAAAGAAATCATCGTCTCCAAGCTCGGCGTTGACGAGGCGCAGATTACCCTCGAGGCGTCCTTCACGAACGATCTCGGAGCGGATTCTCTCGATACAGTCGAGCTTGTGATGGAATTTGAGAAAGCGTTCAATGTTCAGATCCCGGACGAAGATGCGGAGAAAATCTCCACCGTCGGCGACGCGGTCAGCTATCTCAAGGCCAAAGTAGTATAA
- the fabF gene encoding beta-ketoacyl-ACP synthase II, producing MAFTDPKRRVVVTGMGAITPLGLSVEELWKNLLAGKSGAGPITYFDASNYDTKFACEVKGFDPMKYMDRKLAQRTDLFTQFALYAAEAALNDSGLKLETEDRERIGVVVGSGIGGMWTYQKAMETLFETKGPHRISPFFIPMMISDIAPGRISMRYGLKGPNYATTSACATSSHAIGDAFILIQRGDADMMVTGGAEGTICPMGIGGFNAMKALSVRNDAPEKASRPFDLNRDGFVMGEGSGILVLEELGRAVQRGAKIYAELGGIGFTADAHHITEPAPGGEGAVRSMRQAIRDAGVSPDEVDYINTHGTSTPVGDKNETAAIKTVFGERARSMAINSTKSLIGHLLGAAGAVEAIATIMSICESRVHPTINYETPDPECDLNYIPNVARDWSINVAISNTFGFGGHNASLLFKKYQA from the coding sequence ATGGCGTTTACAGACCCAAAGCGAAGAGTCGTCGTTACCGGTATGGGAGCGATCACGCCCCTCGGTCTCTCTGTGGAAGAACTCTGGAAGAATCTTCTGGCAGGCAAGAGCGGTGCCGGTCCGATCACGTACTTCGACGCGTCGAACTACGATACAAAGTTCGCATGTGAAGTGAAGGGATTCGATCCGATGAAGTACATGGATCGGAAGCTCGCTCAGCGAACGGATCTGTTCACGCAATTCGCCCTGTACGCTGCTGAGGCAGCTCTCAACGATTCGGGTCTGAAGCTTGAGACCGAAGATCGTGAGAGGATCGGTGTGGTTGTCGGATCCGGCATCGGGGGGATGTGGACCTACCAGAAGGCGATGGAGACCTTGTTTGAGACCAAGGGACCGCATAGAATCAGTCCGTTCTTCATTCCCATGATGATCTCCGATATCGCTCCGGGACGAATCTCGATGCGGTATGGGCTCAAGGGACCGAACTATGCGACGACATCGGCTTGTGCGACATCCTCGCATGCGATCGGCGATGCGTTCATCCTCATTCAGCGGGGTGATGCAGACATGATGGTCACGGGAGGCGCTGAGGGCACGATCTGCCCAATGGGTATAGGCGGATTCAACGCGATGAAGGCTCTCTCGGTACGCAATGATGCCCCGGAGAAGGCCAGCCGTCCGTTCGATCTCAACCGTGACGGTTTTGTGATGGGGGAGGGATCCGGGATTCTTGTGCTGGAGGAGCTTGGCCGCGCCGTTCAACGCGGAGCAAAAATCTACGCGGAACTGGGAGGCATTGGGTTCACAGCCGATGCACATCACATCACGGAGCCGGCCCCCGGTGGTGAAGGGGCTGTCCGATCGATGAGGCAGGCGATCCGGGATGCAGGCGTGAGTCCGGACGAAGTTGACTACATCAACACGCATGGCACGTCGACGCCGGTCGGCGACAAGAATGAAACAGCAGCGATCAAGACTGTGTTCGGTGAGCGCGCCCGTTCGATGGCGATAAACTCGACCAAGTCGTTGATCGGGCACCTCCTCGGTGCCGCCGGAGCCGTCGAAGCTATTGCGACAATCATGTCTATTTGTGAAAGTAGAGTCCATCCGACAATCAACTACGAGACCCCCGACCCCGAATGTGACCTGAACTACATCCCGAATGTTGCCCGGGACTGGTCCATCAATGTCGCGATCAGCAACACCTTCGGGTTTGGCGGTCACAACGCTTCGTTACTCTTCAAGAAGTACCAGGCTTAG
- a CDS encoding RsmE family RNA methyltransferase: protein MDYFFVEPKDVHGRVALLRGDEFKHLARVLRKKAGERIMLVDGEDHAFEAVIHSIDDSHAECEILDVKQRFNEPRIDVTLAVSLLRNPARFDFLVEKVTELGVRAIVPLLCDRTVPRSEKHARFEKIALSAMKQCGRSFLPKIHPLSSLASVLDRAEDHALRLIPHEKTEQSHFIGSVLQHHAQATSALIVIGPEGGFTVEEMELANAKGLVPISLGPRRLRAETAAISAVNWVMGSW from the coding sequence ATGGATTACTTCTTCGTTGAACCAAAGGATGTTCATGGACGCGTCGCACTTCTCCGCGGAGACGAGTTCAAGCATCTTGCGCGAGTGTTGAGAAAAAAGGCGGGGGAGCGGATCATGCTGGTCGACGGGGAAGATCACGCGTTCGAAGCCGTGATTCACTCCATCGACGACTCGCACGCAGAATGCGAAATCCTCGATGTGAAGCAGAGATTTAACGAACCAAGGATCGATGTTACGCTGGCGGTCTCTCTGCTTCGGAACCCGGCCCGCTTCGATTTCCTCGTGGAAAAAGTGACAGAGCTTGGTGTGCGTGCTATCGTTCCGCTGTTGTGCGATAGGACAGTTCCCCGCAGCGAGAAACATGCACGCTTCGAGAAAATAGCCCTTTCCGCAATGAAACAATGCGGGCGGTCATTCCTGCCGAAAATACATCCGCTTTCATCCCTTGCGTCGGTTCTCGATCGTGCGGAAGATCATGCATTGCGGCTTATCCCGCACGAAAAGACCGAGCAATCGCACTTCATCGGCTCTGTCCTGCAGCATCATGCACAGGCGACATCTGCCCTCATTGTCATCGGACCGGAAGGGGGATTCACAGTGGAGGAGATGGAGCTCGCGAATGCAAAGGGGTTGGTACCGATTTCACTCGGGCCGCGCCGCCTGCGTGCGGAAACCGCGGCGATCTCCGCAGTGAATTGGGTGATGGGGAGCTGGTAG
- the plsX gene encoding phosphate acyltransferase PlsX, with amino-acid sequence MAQRPRIVLDAMGGDFAPANEVAGAIEALRQKRDEFEVILVGREPQIRAELQRHKADGLAWSVVNADEVITMDDGPTAALKQKKNSSLAVGMQLHKDGHAEAFASVGNTGAVLSASTLILGRIKGISRPTIAAFFPTEHGVCLLVDAGTNVDCRAQQLYEFGVMGSLYASRVFKYNNPTVALLNVGEEKSKGTEVVQEAYALLERSSLNFIGNVEGRDILRGKADVVVCDGFVGNVVLKFGESVPGFLKSKLKQYASGNLIRTLLIGAARGSLRASLKDMDYEEFGGIPVLGVNGVSLIGHGSSSPKAIKNMLFKAAEVAQTHLNTYIEEAMAMAPKPATPAQ; translated from the coding sequence TTGGCTCAACGACCGAGAATTGTACTGGATGCAATGGGAGGGGATTTCGCGCCCGCGAATGAAGTTGCCGGCGCGATCGAAGCTCTCCGCCAGAAAAGGGATGAATTTGAAGTCATCCTCGTCGGCAGGGAACCGCAGATTCGCGCGGAGCTTCAGCGCCACAAGGCGGATGGACTCGCGTGGTCGGTCGTGAATGCAGATGAAGTGATCACGATGGACGATGGACCGACCGCGGCCCTGAAACAGAAGAAGAATTCCTCTCTCGCTGTAGGTATGCAGCTCCACAAGGACGGACACGCGGAAGCATTCGCGAGCGTGGGGAACACCGGGGCGGTTCTTTCTGCCTCGACGCTCATACTGGGACGTATCAAGGGGATCAGCCGGCCTACCATCGCTGCGTTCTTTCCTACCGAACACGGTGTATGTCTCCTCGTTGATGCCGGCACAAACGTCGACTGCCGGGCGCAACAGCTGTATGAATTCGGAGTGATGGGGAGCTTGTACGCCAGCCGCGTCTTCAAGTACAACAACCCGACCGTGGCGTTGTTGAACGTGGGCGAGGAAAAGAGCAAGGGGACTGAAGTGGTGCAGGAGGCGTATGCCCTTCTCGAACGAAGCAGCCTGAACTTCATCGGAAACGTGGAAGGACGGGATATTCTCAGGGGAAAAGCAGACGTGGTGGTCTGCGATGGGTTCGTGGGCAATGTTGTTCTCAAGTTTGGTGAGAGTGTTCCCGGATTCCTGAAGAGCAAGTTGAAGCAGTACGCGTCCGGCAATCTGATTCGTACACTTCTCATCGGCGCTGCACGCGGTTCGCTACGGGCCTCGCTCAAGGACATGGACTATGAGGAGTTCGGCGGCATTCCGGTGCTCGGCGTCAACGGCGTCTCGCTGATCGGTCACGGGAGTTCGAGCCCGAAGGCTATCAAGAACATGCTTTTCAAGGCGGCGGAAGTCGCTCAGACTCACCTCAATACGTACATCGAAGAAGCGATGGCAATGGCGCCGAAGCCAGCAACACCTGCACAATAA
- the rnc gene encoding ribonuclease III, with protein sequence MLKALGNLFRWFLPRGSRTPHPGPNADTLASAFRERKFDSARFEQLIGYHPKNWAVFYESLLHRSYLQYLGQNVQSNERLEFLGDAILNSLVADYLYCRYPSLEEGDLTKIRSRLVNRKALALRAKELHLSDYMLLSSSALQSVDSGSDSILADAFEAVIGALYLDGGLNAARTFVLGVLLSHTGILSSALTDDNYKSALLEYAQGRSMGVPRYAVVKEDGPDHDRRFTVEVFLGSESLGVGIGRSKKDAEQAAAAQGLEHINNTQPVITETRL encoded by the coding sequence GTGCTTAAGGCACTCGGAAATCTGTTTCGCTGGTTTCTCCCCCGTGGAAGTCGTACCCCTCACCCCGGACCGAACGCAGACACACTAGCCTCGGCGTTCAGAGAGAGGAAGTTCGACTCGGCACGATTTGAACAGCTCATCGGGTATCACCCGAAGAATTGGGCTGTTTTCTATGAATCCCTCCTGCATCGATCCTATCTGCAATATCTCGGACAGAACGTACAATCGAACGAAAGGCTGGAGTTTCTCGGGGATGCAATCCTGAATTCACTCGTGGCGGATTACCTCTACTGCCGCTATCCTTCGTTGGAAGAGGGCGACCTGACGAAAATCCGATCCCGTCTCGTCAACCGGAAAGCCCTGGCCCTTCGGGCAAAGGAACTTCATCTCTCCGATTACATGCTGCTCAGCTCCAGTGCGCTTCAATCAGTCGACAGTGGTTCGGATTCCATACTTGCCGACGCGTTTGAGGCAGTCATCGGCGCACTGTATCTTGACGGGGGACTGAACGCCGCCCGGACGTTTGTGTTGGGCGTGCTCCTGTCCCACACCGGGATTCTGAGCTCGGCGTTGACGGACGACAACTACAAGAGCGCCCTCCTGGAATATGCCCAGGGGCGTTCCATGGGTGTGCCTCGTTATGCTGTCGTGAAAGAGGATGGCCCGGATCACGACCGCCGCTTTACGGTGGAAGTATTCCTGGGGTCGGAGAGCCTCGGCGTCGGAATTGGCCGCAGCAAAAAAGACGCAGAGCAGGCGGCAGCCGCCCAGGGACTGGAACATATCAACAACACTCAACCAGTAATAACTGAAACCCGATTATGA
- a CDS encoding CoA-binding protein: MLIDDDGTIESILRTAKTIAVVGASPKPWRDSGSIAQFLAGRGYAVLPVNPAYSDVLGMKCHPDLTSTHMKIDIVNIFRKPEEVLPVIDEAIAIGATTVWMQYDVVNEEAARRAGDAGLNVIMDRCIAVEHRRLIR, from the coding sequence ATGCTGATTGACGATGACGGCACGATTGAGAGTATCCTCCGCACAGCGAAGACGATCGCGGTGGTCGGTGCCTCGCCCAAGCCGTGGCGCGACAGCGGGAGTATCGCCCAGTTTCTGGCGGGGCGGGGGTATGCCGTTCTTCCTGTGAATCCCGCATACAGTGATGTCCTGGGCATGAAATGCCACCCCGATCTTACGTCCACGCACATGAAGATTGACATCGTCAACATATTCCGTAAGCCTGAGGAAGTTCTTCCTGTCATCGACGAGGCAATCGCGATCGGTGCAACGACGGTGTGGATGCAGTACGACGTGGTCAATGAGGAAGCAGCGCGGCGTGCCGGGGATGCAGGGTTGAACGTGATCATGGACCGATGCATAGCCGTTGAACACCGCCGGTTGATCAGGTGA
- the gcvP gene encoding aminomethyl-transferring glycine dehydrogenase, with protein sequence MKQLLFDDADFVSRHIGPRDADVESMLRTIGTGSLDQLIDETIPQTIRLTSEPGIAAPVSEFAFIDTLRTLARKNKVLKSYLGQGYYGCITPAVIQRNIFENAGWYTQYTPYQPEISQGRLEALLNFQSMVMDMTGMEVANASLLDEGTAAAEAMAMLFGIVNKKTNGSPACKFFVSDECFAQTLAVIKTRASAVGIEVVVGDFRKAALDASYFAAIVQYPTQDGAAYDYREFIQAAHASGVLVVVASDLMSLALLTPPGECGADVVVGNSQRFGVPLGYGGPHAGFFATKNEYIRTMPGRIIGVSVDAQNNRAYRMTLQTREQHIRREKATSNICTAQALLAIMAGMYAVYHGPEGIRRIATRIRAYAEVLEQELQTLGFAQLNEEYFDTLKFAAPDAVTATKVHQEAVKAGYNFRVIDPLHIGISIDETTNDRDIESVLGIFAQAKGVNPQPLNVKQKYGSMVVDLADPFKRKSPYLQHPVFNSYHSETEMMRYIKGLENRDLSLAYSMIPLGSCTMKLNAATELMPVSWPEFAQLHPFAPIEQAEGYRQVFSDLEKDLCTMTGLAAASLQPNSGAQGEFSGLMVIRAFHQDRGQGHRNVALIPSSAHGTNPASAVMAGFKVVVVGCDDQGNIDLGDLRAKATAHKESLGALLVTYPSTHGVFEEEIKQICAIVHENGGQVYMDGANLNAQVGLTSPGVIGADVCHINLHKTFGIPHGGGGPGMGPICVAQHLAPFLPGHPVVKVGGSKAIHAVSSAPWGSPSILLISYAYIKMLGPKGVTAATKFAILNANYLKARLQEHYAVLYQGKNGRVGHEFILNMKQFKEQAGVEVEDIAKRLMDYGFHAPTVSFPVHDTLMIEPTESESKAELDRFAEALISIRKEIQEVIDGNADRSDNVLKNAPHTAAVVVSDQWTHAYPRTKAAFPLSYLVGRKFWPAVGRINNTYGDRNIICSCPPIQEYAEAGE encoded by the coding sequence ATGAAACAGCTACTTTTTGATGACGCAGATTTTGTTTCACGTCATATCGGGCCGCGGGATGCGGATGTCGAATCGATGCTTCGGACGATCGGAACCGGTTCCCTCGACCAACTGATTGACGAGACGATTCCGCAAACCATCCGGCTGACCTCCGAACCCGGCATTGCAGCCCCCGTCAGTGAATTCGCCTTCATCGATACTCTTCGGACTCTGGCGCGGAAGAACAAAGTCCTGAAATCCTATCTGGGCCAGGGATACTACGGATGCATCACGCCGGCAGTCATTCAGCGGAACATTTTTGAAAATGCGGGATGGTACACACAGTATACTCCGTACCAACCCGAAATCTCCCAGGGGAGGCTGGAAGCGCTCCTGAATTTCCAGTCGATGGTGATGGACATGACGGGTATGGAAGTGGCGAACGCCTCGTTGCTCGACGAGGGAACTGCCGCCGCGGAAGCGATGGCCATGCTCTTTGGCATCGTCAACAAGAAGACCAATGGTTCTCCCGCGTGTAAATTCTTTGTGTCGGACGAGTGCTTCGCACAGACACTTGCCGTCATCAAGACGCGCGCATCTGCTGTCGGTATCGAGGTGGTCGTCGGAGATTTCCGGAAAGCGGCACTTGATGCGTCGTACTTCGCCGCCATCGTGCAATACCCCACACAAGACGGGGCCGCATATGATTACAGGGAGTTCATCCAGGCCGCTCACGCCTCGGGCGTACTGGTCGTTGTCGCCTCCGATCTCATGAGCCTTGCCCTGCTCACGCCCCCGGGAGAATGCGGTGCCGATGTGGTGGTCGGGAATTCGCAGCGGTTTGGGGTGCCGTTGGGTTATGGCGGCCCGCACGCAGGTTTCTTCGCCACGAAGAACGAGTATATCCGGACCATGCCGGGAAGAATCATCGGTGTCTCCGTCGATGCGCAGAATAACAGGGCGTATCGCATGACACTCCAGACACGAGAGCAGCACATCCGACGAGAGAAAGCGACTTCGAACATTTGTACTGCCCAGGCGCTTCTGGCCATCATGGCGGGAATGTACGCTGTCTATCACGGGCCCGAGGGAATCCGGAGAATTGCCACGCGCATCAGGGCGTATGCCGAAGTCCTCGAGCAGGAACTTCAAACCCTGGGATTTGCCCAGCTCAATGAGGAGTATTTCGACACGCTCAAGTTTGCAGCGCCGGACGCTGTGACGGCCACGAAGGTGCATCAGGAGGCGGTGAAGGCCGGCTATAATTTCCGGGTGATCGATCCACTGCACATCGGAATTTCAATCGACGAGACAACGAACGACAGGGACATCGAATCGGTTCTCGGGATCTTCGCGCAGGCGAAGGGTGTCAATCCCCAACCGCTGAATGTGAAGCAGAAGTACGGTTCCATGGTGGTGGATCTGGCGGACCCGTTCAAACGCAAGAGCCCCTATCTGCAGCACCCTGTGTTCAACAGCTACCATTCTGAAACCGAGATGATGCGGTACATCAAGGGTCTCGAGAATCGGGATCTCTCGCTCGCATACTCGATGATTCCGCTTGGATCGTGCACGATGAAGCTGAACGCGGCAACGGAGCTCATGCCGGTCAGCTGGCCTGAGTTCGCCCAACTCCATCCATTTGCCCCGATCGAACAGGCAGAAGGGTACCGGCAGGTTTTCTCCGATCTGGAGAAGGACCTGTGCACTATGACGGGGCTTGCTGCAGCGTCTCTGCAGCCCAATTCGGGGGCGCAGGGGGAATTCAGCGGCTTGATGGTTATCAGGGCGTTTCATCAGGACCGCGGCCAGGGACATCGGAATGTAGCTCTTATCCCGTCGTCCGCTCATGGCACAAACCCGGCGAGCGCGGTGATGGCCGGATTCAAGGTTGTGGTTGTCGGCTGCGATGATCAGGGGAATATCGATCTCGGAGATCTTCGTGCGAAAGCGACTGCTCACAAGGAATCGCTCGGAGCGCTGCTCGTGACCTACCCGTCGACGCATGGCGTTTTCGAGGAGGAGATCAAACAAATCTGCGCCATCGTACACGAGAACGGTGGGCAGGTCTATATGGACGGCGCAAACCTCAATGCGCAGGTTGGACTCACAAGTCCGGGCGTCATCGGAGCGGATGTGTGTCACATCAATCTTCACAAGACATTTGGCATTCCGCACGGCGGCGGCGGACCGGGGATGGGACCCATCTGCGTTGCGCAGCACCTCGCTCCGTTCCTGCCGGGTCATCCCGTTGTGAAGGTCGGAGGATCGAAAGCAATCCATGCCGTTTCTTCCGCCCCGTGGGGAAGTCCGAGCATTCTGCTCATTTCCTATGCATACATCAAGATGCTCGGGCCCAAGGGAGTGACAGCCGCCACGAAGTTCGCGATTCTCAACGCCAATTATCTGAAAGCGCGGTTGCAGGAACACTATGCGGTGTTGTACCAGGGGAAGAATGGGCGTGTAGGACACGAATTCATTCTGAATATGAAGCAGTTCAAAGAGCAGGCGGGCGTCGAAGTCGAAGACATCGCCAAGAGACTCATGGACTACGGGTTCCACGCTCCGACCGTTTCCTTCCCTGTGCACGATACTCTGATGATCGAGCCGACGGAGAGCGAGTCAAAAGCAGAACTCGACCGGTTTGCCGAGGCGTTGATTTCGATCAGGAAGGAAATCCAGGAGGTCATTGACGGGAACGCGGACCGTTCTGACAACGTTTTGAAGAATGCCCCCCACACGGCGGCGGTTGTTGTCTCGGATCAGTGGACGCATGCGTACCCGAGGACGAAAGCTGCATTCCCCCTGTCGTATCTCGTGGGACGGAAATTCTGGCCTGCAGTGGGACGTATCAACAACACATACGGGGACCGGAACATCATCTGTTCATGTCCGCCGATTCAGGAGTATGCTGAGGCCGGAGAGTAG
- a CDS encoding ketoacyl-ACP synthase III codes for MMKRRATITAVGHYAPPKVLTNAELEKMVDTNDEWIRTRTGISERRILEHGATSDLAVGAIQNLLTHRKIEATEIDVIIVATVTPDMFFPSTACIVQDKIGASNAWGFDLSGACSGFLYALVTGCQFIENGSASKVLIVGADKMSSIIDYTDRNTCILFGDAGGAVLLEPSDEPELGVLDSRMYSDGSGGAFLYMKGGGSLNPPTHESIDQRMHYIYQDGKAVFKAAVRGMADVSAEIMQRNNLVGSDVAWLVPHQANLRIIDATADRMGLSREKVMINIDRYGNTTAATIPLCISEWWLDGRLKRGQNIVLASFGAGYTWGAVLVKWSLENPR; via the coding sequence ATGATGAAACGACGGGCAACGATAACGGCTGTTGGTCACTATGCACCTCCGAAGGTTCTGACCAACGCCGAGCTCGAGAAGATGGTGGATACAAATGACGAATGGATCCGCACGCGTACGGGGATCTCGGAACGGCGCATCCTTGAACACGGAGCGACGTCGGATCTCGCCGTCGGGGCAATTCAAAACCTGCTGACGCACCGGAAGATCGAGGCAACCGAAATTGATGTCATCATTGTTGCCACGGTGACGCCGGACATGTTCTTTCCCTCGACAGCGTGCATAGTCCAGGACAAGATCGGCGCAAGCAACGCCTGGGGGTTCGATCTCTCCGGGGCATGCTCGGGTTTTCTGTATGCACTGGTCACAGGTTGTCAGTTCATTGAAAACGGCTCAGCGTCGAAGGTCCTCATTGTCGGGGCTGACAAAATGAGCAGCATCATTGACTACACCGACCGCAACACGTGCATTCTGTTTGGAGATGCCGGAGGAGCCGTGCTCCTCGAGCCGTCAGATGAGCCTGAGTTAGGTGTGCTCGACAGCCGTATGTATTCCGACGGATCGGGAGGGGCCTTTCTGTATATGAAAGGGGGCGGAAGCCTCAACCCGCCGACGCACGAGTCCATCGATCAGCGAATGCACTACATTTACCAGGACGGCAAAGCGGTATTCAAGGCGGCCGTCAGAGGCATGGCAGATGTTTCCGCAGAGATCATGCAGCGGAACAATCTCGTCGGCAGCGACGTAGCGTGGCTCGTGCCTCACCAGGCAAACCTCAGGATCATCGACGCCACCGCTGACCGGATGGGACTCTCGCGTGAAAAAGTGATGATCAACATCGATCGGTACGGCAATACGACAGCCGCGACAATTCCGCTCTGCATCTCAGAGTGGTGGCTTGACGGGAGATTGAAGAGAGGACAGAATATCGTACTCGCGAGTTTTGGTGCCGGTTACACCTGGGGGGCGGTGCTTGTGAAGTGGTCACTTGAGAACCCACGATAA
- the fabG gene encoding 3-oxoacyl-[acyl-carrier-protein] reductase, producing the protein MKRLQDKVALVTGGSRGIGKAIALMLAEEGAHVAFTYRSAGAAAESVVKEIEAKGRKGVGYQSDVKSFDDAQKVIEAIVKEFQRLDILVNNAGVTKDTLLMRMSEQDWDEVIDTNLKGAFNFCKAACRQMMGQREGKIINISSIAGVIGNPGQTNYSASKAGLLGLTKTLAKELASRNIQVNAVAPGFVDTDMTEKLTPQQKEALLAMVPMKRTAKPEEIASVVTFLASPAASYMTGQVLCVDGGLVM; encoded by the coding sequence ATGAAAAGACTTCAGGACAAGGTGGCGCTGGTGACCGGCGGATCCCGAGGGATCGGAAAAGCAATAGCCCTCATGCTGGCGGAGGAAGGGGCGCACGTTGCCTTCACATACCGGAGCGCTGGTGCCGCGGCGGAATCTGTGGTGAAGGAAATTGAGGCAAAGGGTAGAAAGGGTGTCGGCTACCAGTCTGACGTCAAGAGCTTCGATGATGCACAAAAGGTTATTGAAGCCATCGTAAAGGAATTTCAGCGTTTGGATATCCTGGTCAACAATGCCGGGGTTACAAAAGACACGTTGCTGATGCGCATGAGCGAGCAGGATTGGGACGAGGTGATCGATACCAATTTGAAGGGTGCGTTCAACTTCTGCAAGGCGGCATGCCGCCAAATGATGGGCCAGCGCGAGGGGAAAATCATCAACATCAGCTCCATCGCGGGCGTGATCGGAAATCCCGGGCAGACGAACTATTCCGCCTCGAAAGCGGGGCTTCTGGGGCTGACAAAAACCCTTGCTAAAGAGCTGGCTTCTCGCAACATTCAGGTCAATGCCGTTGCGCCCGGTTTTGTTGATACGGACATGACCGAGAAGTTGACGCCGCAGCAGAAGGAAGCGCTCCTCGCCATGGTTCCGATGAAACGGACGGCCAAGCCCGAGGAAATAGCGAGTGTCGTGACATTTCTTGCATCACCTGCAGCGAGCTACATGACCGGGCAGGTGTTGTGCGTCGATGGCGGACTTGTAATGTAA
- a CDS encoding DUF177 domain-containing protein, protein MSVLRINISKLPEGAHQRSLQATPEELGLDSRFSKEVIVESTLEKTSRQLYIRTEFKTGGVFTCDRCLEEFEHEISSGFKVLFVMDSSGAESDNEEVQVITPDTNYVDLGEDVRQYAVLALPQKVLCRDECAGLCPTCGTNLNRAACECRNDDIDSPWSGLQKIKN, encoded by the coding sequence GTGAGCGTACTGAGAATCAACATTTCGAAACTCCCGGAAGGCGCTCACCAACGGTCTCTTCAGGCTACGCCTGAGGAACTTGGTCTGGATTCACGATTCTCTAAAGAAGTGATCGTTGAATCGACGCTTGAAAAGACGAGCCGTCAGCTCTACATCCGCACGGAATTCAAAACCGGGGGTGTTTTCACCTGTGATCGCTGCCTCGAGGAGTTCGAACACGAAATTTCATCCGGATTCAAGGTTTTGTTCGTGATGGATTCGAGCGGTGCAGAGAGTGACAATGAGGAAGTGCAAGTCATCACGCCTGACACGAACTACGTTGATCTGGGGGAAGATGTGAGGCAATACGCAGTGCTCGCACTTCCGCAAAAAGTGCTCTGCCGTGATGAATGTGCCGGTTTGTGCCCCACCTGCGGCACAAATCTCAACCGGGCTGCGTGCGAGTGTCGGAATGACGACATCGACTCGCCATGGTCCGGGCTTCAGAAAATAAAGAACTAG